From the genome of Acidiferrobacteraceae bacterium:
TCGTGACCCCCTCAGTCGCATACAGGGCACTGGCACCCGCTCCAACCAGGGCGGGGGTATTCGGCATCGCGCGCACAATGGCGCCATGATCGCCCAGCCAGCGGGACAGGTCGCCGGAGCGAACCCCGGCGGCAATGGAGATCACCAGTTTCTTTCGCTCCAATACGGTATCGGCGATCTCCCGTGCCACATCCCGGAGAACCTGGGGTTTGACCGCGAGCACCAGCACGTCGGCGGTGGCGGCGACATCGACGTTATTATCGCTGACCCGGACACCCAGGGAATTCGTCAGTGCGTTGCGCACACCTTCATCGGGATCGGCAACCAGAAGCCGCTGCGGATCCCAGCCATTGTTTCGGAGGCCGCCCGCCAGGCAGCGGGCCATGTTTCCGCCGCCTATAAAGCCGATCGTCTGCTGTTTCATGGTGACCGTCGATTTGCCGGAAAACGCCGAGTATTTGCCGCATGGCTTGGCGGTCCTGGCGTCGGACCGCTGCGGAGCTGGCATTCTTGCATCCCCGGGGCCGGGCTTCAATCGCGCCTGCCCCATTCTGCCCGTTTTTCCCTGCGTAGAAGCTTGTTTGTCCTCCAGCGCCGGATATACTAGAAAAAGTGGTGCGGTGGCCCAAAAGCGGTCGCCGGCCCGTTACCGGTACTGGGGAGTACATATGGATATTGCAGAACTACTGGCTTTTGCGTTCAAACACGGCGCTTCCGACTTGCATCTGTCGTCGGGCCTGCCGCCGATGATCCGTGTCGATGGCGATATCAAGCGCATCAATATCGACCCGCTGGATGATCGTACGGTCCACAACATGATCTACGACATCATGAACGACAAGCAGCAGAAGGATTTCGAGGAGTTCCTGGAAACGGACTTTTCCTTCGAAATCCCGAACCTCGCCCGTTTCCGCGTCAATTCCTTCAATCAGAACCGCGGACCCGCGGCCGTTTTCCGGACCATTCCGTCCAAGATTCTGTCGCTCGAGCAGCTCAATGCGCCCGACGGTTTCAAGGGCATCTCGGAGCAGCCGCGCGGTATCGTTCTCGTAACGGGGCCGTCCGGTTCCGGCAAGTCCACTACCCTGGCGGCCATGATTAACCATGTGAACGAGACCAAGCACGATCACATCCTGACCATCGAGGACCCTATCGAATTCGTGCATACCAGCAAGAGCTGCCTGGTGAACCAGCGCGAGGTCGGGCGCGATACCCTGGGATTCAACGAGGCCCTGCGGTCGGCACTGCGTGAGGACCCGGACATCATCCTGGTGGGTGAGATGCGGGACCTGGAGACCATTCGTTTGGCCCTGACCGCGGCGGAAACCGGGCACCTGGTATTTGGAACCCTGCACACCAGTTCGGCCGCCAAAACCATTGACCGTATCGTCGACGTGTTCCCGGCAGCGGAGAAGGATATGGTGCGCGCGATGCTATCCGAGTCCCTGCGGGCGGTGATCTCGCAAACCTTGCTGAAGAAGATCGGCGGTGGCCGGGTGGCCGCCCATGAGATCATGATCGGCACACCCGCCATCCGTAACCTCATCCGTGAAGGCAAGGTGGCCCAGATGTATTCCGCCATTCAGACCAGCCAGAACGTGGGCATGCAGACTCTGGACCAGTGTCTGCTGGACCTGGTGCGCAATCGACAGGTGACGCCGGAGGCGGCGCGTGTCCGTGCGGTAAACAAGGATCTGTTCGCCTCCACCGGAGCAGCCAGCGCGGCTGCAGGGGCGAGGGCCTGATCCATGGTTTTCAGTGATCTGCTGAAGTTGATGAAGCAGAAAAAGGCGTCGGACCTTTTCATTACGGCTGGCGTTCCGCCGTCGATCAAGGTCGACGGCAAGAT
Proteins encoded in this window:
- the proC gene encoding pyrroline-5-carboxylate reductase; translated protein: MPAPQRSDARTAKPCGKYSAFSGKSTVTMKQQTIGFIGGGNMARCLAGGLRNNGWDPQRLLVADPDEGVRNALTNSLGVRVSDNNVDVAATADVLVLAVKPQVLRDVAREIADTVLERKKLVISIAAGVRSGDLSRWLGDHGAIVRAMPNTPALVGAGASALYATEGVTSAMRAAAESILRAVGGAVWIDNEDLMDVVTALSGSGPAYFLLVIEALEAAAIEQGLDPDTARLLTLETAYGAAKMALEDEEEPARLRERVTSPGGTTERAIQALENAGMREHFAQALAQAVARSRELAQLLGKD
- a CDS encoding type IV pilus twitching motility protein PilT, which encodes MDIAELLAFAFKHGASDLHLSSGLPPMIRVDGDIKRINIDPLDDRTVHNMIYDIMNDKQQKDFEEFLETDFSFEIPNLARFRVNSFNQNRGPAAVFRTIPSKILSLEQLNAPDGFKGISEQPRGIVLVTGPSGSGKSTTLAAMINHVNETKHDHILTIEDPIEFVHTSKSCLVNQREVGRDTLGFNEALRSALREDPDIILVGEMRDLETIRLALTAAETGHLVFGTLHTSSAAKTIDRIVDVFPAAEKDMVRAMLSESLRAVISQTLLKKIGGGRVAAHEIMIGTPAIRNLIREGKVAQMYSAIQTSQNVGMQTLDQCLLDLVRNRQVTPEAARVRAVNKDLFASTGAASAAAGARA